A portion of the Sandaracinobacteroides saxicola genome contains these proteins:
- a CDS encoding TonB-dependent receptor, translating into MMLMGRLSLIPLLLAGAAHAPLAAQNAGAADDETIVVTGSRIRRTVNTDANPVTTLGQAEFQDKGLVQAEDLLRSIPGNRSSFNSPNTTGSPYTVGTAQVNLRGLGLSSTLTLINGRRQVVSPIPTDDGSSFVDINTIPLIMVERLEVLQDGAAALYGSDAIAGVANFIMRRKMNGLEARAGYQTTTTNGQGDFTAGLVGGTSFGTVDIVAGVEYLKRTPLAMADRGFTSGKIRSALGFPGAFQQPGRPLPTIDPNCAAAGGIPTVIVPAANLGFCSQDLTNNFDIISPEERVTAYATLNADLGSATLYGEIGFADNSAKVRSSNFSNLKFPTVPATNPGNLVANGGFGVPIVYYGRPLGNQGDVNQRRKSEMLRLVGGIRGDVGGNWNYDVSYAYSQQRFNVDGVTDTKADRFNAALNCQGGPQNNLCFNPFGSSVTNPALANSQAVIDDIRADSFRRYFARMHSVEAVVTGTLFELPAGPVGIAIGGQYRRESLRFASDRDAQTGNLVFIFTGPDFQTSRSIYAGFGELAVPLARGLDLQLAARYEKYSGGGGDSFDPKASLRWEAAPWLTLRGSIGTSFRAPYLSQTTTITTINESISDPLNPAPIGFFRAVVTVPAPLKPESATNYNLGIIFNPVPRLRLSVDYWRYDYRDIIVKQNAQALVTANPRDPRIIRPLGPTGPIAQILVSFENRRAVLTDGFDIAASLDNDLGGGVDLNLLLRANYINQYRTDIGQGEQDLAGLRNFQNFARALPRWRGNLTGTLGFGSSKLITTVNYIDSYRENVLPASSPVNGFKIGAVATVDVQYSVDIGKWNTNLAIGGTNIFGKKPPAVAAPGDLQGFDRLTHDPRGALVYARLVQKF; encoded by the coding sequence ATGATGCTGATGGGCCGTCTGTCGCTGATACCGCTGCTGCTTGCCGGGGCCGCGCATGCGCCCCTGGCGGCCCAGAATGCGGGCGCCGCCGATGACGAGACCATCGTGGTGACCGGCAGCCGCATCCGCCGCACCGTCAACACCGATGCCAACCCTGTCACCACGCTGGGCCAGGCGGAATTCCAGGACAAGGGGCTGGTGCAGGCCGAGGATCTGCTGCGGTCGATTCCCGGCAACCGGTCGTCGTTCAACTCGCCCAACACCACGGGAAGCCCCTATACCGTCGGCACCGCCCAGGTGAACCTGCGCGGCCTGGGGCTGTCATCGACGCTGACCCTGATCAACGGCCGCCGGCAGGTGGTCTCGCCGATCCCCACCGACGACGGGTCGAGCTTCGTCGACATCAACACCATCCCGCTGATCATGGTCGAGCGGCTGGAGGTGCTGCAGGACGGCGCCGCGGCGCTCTATGGCTCCGATGCCATCGCGGGCGTCGCCAACTTCATCATGCGCCGGAAGATGAACGGGCTGGAGGCGCGCGCCGGCTATCAGACAACCACCACGAACGGGCAGGGCGACTTCACCGCCGGGCTGGTGGGCGGCACCAGTTTCGGCACGGTCGACATCGTCGCCGGCGTCGAATATCTGAAGCGCACCCCGCTCGCCATGGCGGACCGCGGCTTCACCAGCGGCAAGATCCGCTCGGCGCTGGGCTTTCCCGGCGCCTTCCAGCAGCCGGGGCGGCCGCTGCCGACCATCGATCCCAACTGCGCCGCGGCGGGCGGCATCCCCACGGTGATCGTGCCGGCGGCGAACCTCGGCTTCTGCAGCCAGGACCTGACGAACAATTTCGACATCATCTCGCCGGAGGAGCGCGTCACCGCCTATGCGACGCTGAACGCCGACTTGGGCAGCGCCACGCTCTACGGCGAAATCGGCTTTGCCGACAATAGCGCCAAGGTCCGGTCCTCCAACTTCTCCAACCTGAAATTCCCCACCGTGCCGGCGACCAATCCCGGCAACCTCGTTGCCAATGGCGGCTTCGGCGTGCCGATCGTCTATTATGGCCGGCCGCTCGGCAACCAGGGCGATGTCAACCAGCGCCGCAAGAGCGAGATGCTGCGCCTGGTCGGTGGCATCCGCGGCGACGTCGGCGGCAACTGGAATTATGATGTCAGCTACGCCTATTCGCAGCAGCGCTTCAACGTCGATGGCGTCACCGATACCAAGGCCGACCGGTTCAACGCGGCGCTCAACTGCCAGGGCGGACCGCAGAACAACCTCTGCTTCAACCCCTTCGGTTCGTCGGTCACCAACCCCGCGCTGGCCAACAGCCAGGCGGTGATCGACGATATCCGCGCCGACAGTTTCCGCCGCTACTTCGCCCGCATGCACTCGGTCGAGGCGGTGGTCACGGGCACGTTGTTCGAATTGCCGGCCGGCCCGGTCGGCATCGCCATCGGCGGGCAATATCGCCGCGAATCGCTGCGTTTCGCCTCCGACCGCGATGCCCAGACTGGCAATCTCGTCTTCATCTTCACCGGTCCCGATTTCCAGACCAGCCGCAGCATCTACGCCGGCTTCGGCGAGCTCGCCGTGCCGCTGGCGCGCGGCCTCGACCTGCAACTGGCCGCGCGCTATGAGAAATACAGTGGCGGCGGCGGCGACAGTTTCGATCCCAAGGCCTCGCTGCGCTGGGAGGCGGCGCCCTGGCTGACGCTGCGCGGCTCCATCGGCACCAGTTTCCGCGCGCCATACCTGTCGCAGACCACCACCATCACCACGATCAACGAAAGCATCAGCGATCCGCTCAATCCCGCCCCGATCGGCTTCTTCCGCGCCGTCGTCACCGTGCCGGCGCCGCTGAAACCGGAAAGCGCCACCAACTACAACCTTGGCATCATCTTCAATCCGGTGCCGCGGCTGCGCCTGTCGGTCGATTACTGGCGCTACGACTATCGCGACATCATCGTGAAACAGAATGCCCAGGCGCTGGTGACAGCCAACCCGCGCGATCCGCGCATCATCCGGCCCCTGGGGCCGACCGGGCCGATCGCGCAGATCCTCGTCAGCTTCGAAAACCGCCGCGCCGTGCTGACCGACGGTTTCGACATCGCCGCCAGCCTGGACAACGACCTCGGCGGTGGCGTCGATCTCAACCTGCTGCTGCGTGCCAACTACATCAACCAGTATCGCACCGACATCGGCCAGGGCGAGCAGGACCTCGCCGGCCTGCGCAACTTCCAGAATTTCGCCCGCGCGCTGCCCCGCTGGCGCGGCAACCTGACCGGCACGCTGGGCTTCGGCAGCAGCAAGCTGATCACCACCGTCAACTATATCGACAGCTACCGCGAGAATGTGCTGCCGGCGAGCTCCCCGGTGAACGGCTTCAAGATCGGCGCCGTGGCCACGGTCGACGTGCAATACAGCGTCGACATCGGCAAGTGGAACACCAACCTCGCCATCGGCGGCACCAACATCTTCGGCAAGAAGCCGCCGGCCGTCGCCGCGCCCGGCGACCTGCAGGGCTTCGACCGCCTGACGCACGACCCGCGCGGTGCCCTGGTCTATGCCCGGCTGGTGCAGAAGTTCTGA
- a CDS encoding NIPSNAP family protein produces the protein MPLFELRCYTLEGDGPSRVVERLRDHMPPLFARHGFAPVAQWMLSGVSGDVAPGRLLPPLPAFVWMLAWRDHAARAAAFAGLYADPGFADARRATEPNGPWLTAMHILFLRPTPAHPAAGKPIPLGGQLLLMNERRPGAPLPPPLEGPQLLAHLEVESGWRLPTSITLTTRSQDDALSAADAVWHLAPLPHQPMIAGLYPG, from the coding sequence GTGCCCCTGTTCGAGCTGCGCTGCTATACGCTGGAGGGTGACGGACCGTCGCGGGTGGTGGAGCGCCTGCGCGATCACATGCCGCCGCTGTTCGCACGCCATGGCTTCGCGCCGGTGGCCCAGTGGATGCTGTCAGGGGTTTCAGGCGATGTCGCACCGGGGCGGCTGCTGCCCCCCTTGCCTGCGTTCGTCTGGATGCTGGCCTGGCGCGACCATGCCGCGCGCGCCGCGGCGTTCGCCGGCCTCTATGCCGATCCCGGCTTCGCGGACGCCCGCCGCGCCACCGAGCCGAACGGCCCCTGGCTGACCGCCATGCACATCCTGTTCCTGCGGCCCACCCCCGCGCATCCCGCTGCCGGCAAGCCCATACCGCTCGGCGGGCAGCTGTTGCTGATGAACGAACGCCGCCCCGGCGCGCCGCTACCTCCGCCGCTCGAGGGGCCGCAGCTGCTCGCGCATCTGGAGGTCGAATCCGGCTGGCGCCTGCCCACAAGCATCACCCTGACCACCCGGTCGCAGGATGACGCCCTGTCCGCCGCCGACGCCGTGTGGCACCTTGCGCCCCTGCCACATCAACCGATGATTGCCGGCCTTTATCCCGGCTGA
- a CDS encoding TetR family transcriptional regulator produces the protein MAERRSSRAGKAPVAARDEILEVALDRFSRLGFDGVSTAAIAQGVGISQSLILYHFETKEAMWRAAMERLFSRVGVRALVDQAAYKDLDIANRLKVVLRRFVHTSARHPELGRVILTEGTAGGARFDWLFETWLKPSYSLYRQIFEEGIEAGVLKPHDPWLSMLAAHSAGAMLFNLAPLTERLLGRSPFDAEVVERQADLLVDLMLNGLLRQPG, from the coding sequence ATGGCTGAACGACGATCATCCCGCGCCGGCAAGGCGCCCGTTGCGGCACGCGATGAAATCCTGGAGGTCGCGCTGGACCGGTTCAGCCGCCTGGGCTTCGATGGCGTCTCGACGGCGGCGATCGCCCAGGGGGTGGGCATTTCGCAGTCGCTGATCCTCTATCATTTCGAAACCAAGGAAGCGATGTGGCGGGCGGCGATGGAGCGGCTGTTCTCCCGCGTCGGCGTGCGCGCGCTGGTGGATCAGGCGGCGTACAAGGACCTGGACATCGCCAACCGGCTTAAGGTGGTGCTGCGCCGTTTCGTCCATACCTCGGCGCGGCATCCGGAACTGGGACGGGTAATCCTGACCGAGGGGACGGCGGGCGGCGCGCGGTTCGACTGGCTGTTCGAAACCTGGCTGAAACCCAGCTACAGCCTCTATCGCCAGATTTTCGAGGAGGGGATCGAGGCCGGTGTGCTGAAGCCGCATGACCCCTGGCTGTCGATGCTGGCGGCGCATTCGGCGGGCGCCATGCTGTTCAACCTGGCGCCGCTGACCGAGCGGCTGCTGGGCCGTTCGCCCTTCGATGCGGAGGTGGTGGAACGGCAGGCGGACCTGCTGGTGGACCTGATGCTGAACGGGTTGTTGCGTCAGCCGGGATAA
- a CDS encoding response regulator: protein MTRILVVDDEPAIRRLLRGALARVGYDVAEAGDAAAALRLGQPPVALAVLDLGLPDRDGIELVPLLKARGLAVVVVTARDTTAEKVAALDLGADDYVTKPFDTEELLARVRTALRHQGRAAAGLVSAGAVTVDLAAHRVTLGGQEVKLTRKEFTLLAELAGHAGKVLTHVHLLRAVWGPAHLGDVEYLRVTMRGLRQKLEKDPARPRLIVNEPGVGYRLSPPLADGAGPD, encoded by the coding sequence ATGACGCGCATCCTGGTCGTGGATGATGAGCCCGCGATCCGCCGGCTGCTGCGCGGCGCGCTCGCGCGGGTGGGCTATGATGTGGCCGAAGCCGGTGACGCCGCCGCCGCGCTGCGCCTCGGTCAGCCGCCGGTCGCGCTCGCCGTGCTCGACCTTGGCCTGCCCGACCGCGACGGGATCGAGCTTGTCCCGCTCCTGAAAGCACGCGGGCTGGCGGTGGTGGTGGTGACCGCGCGCGACACCACCGCGGAAAAGGTCGCGGCGCTCGACCTGGGGGCCGACGATTATGTCACCAAGCCTTTCGACACCGAGGAGTTGCTGGCCCGTGTCCGCACCGCGCTGCGCCACCAGGGCAGGGCCGCGGCCGGCCTTGTCAGCGCGGGCGCCGTCACTGTCGACCTTGCCGCGCATCGCGTAACGCTCGGCGGGCAGGAGGTGAAGCTGACGCGGAAGGAGTTCACGCTGCTGGCGGAACTGGCGGGGCATGCCGGCAAGGTGCTTACGCATGTGCACCTGCTGCGTGCCGTCTGGGGGCCGGCGCATCTGGGCGACGTGGAATATCTGCGGGTCACCATGCGCGGCCTGCGGCAGAAACTGGAAAAGGATCCGGCGCGGCCGCGGTTGATCGTCAACGAGCCGGGGGTGGGGTATCGGCTGTCGCCGCCGCTGGCCGACGGTGCCGGCCCTGATTGA
- a CDS encoding sensor histidine kinase: MTDQRPSPDNLLKAAKREGRGRLKIILGAAPGVGKTFEMLREGADALKAGRDVVVGVAETHGRAETEALLAPFEILPRHMVAHQGHSLAEFDLDGMLARRPQLALIDELAHSNVTGSRHPKRWQDIEELRDAGIDVLTTLNVQHIESLNDVVASFTHIRVRETVPDALLEDADLELVDLPPDELIARLKAGKVYVPGEAARALDNFFTKANLSALRELALRRAAMIVDRALIDHVDTTGAAGTWKGGERLVVAIGDQPGDEILVRTAKRLADGLRASWSALVVETPRTATLGAEARARMAATLDLAASLGAAITTVPAASVDVGLRQQLGAMRATTLVIGKQRRSWWFELRHGSVVDRLVRDLAGVAVHVVPIAEPAGSRGSATRRPIPFGGIAAGLVLVALTTAAAVGLGRVMGSNAVDLLFLLPIIVTATLFGLRPSLVASLAAALAYNFFFLPPLYTFTIANPQNIITLFVLVVVSVVASQLAGRVRREANIGARTATENAALATFGQRLAAVSDEAATAAVICEEIAALFDANTVFLVMRQGRHEAVAGAPDLPVLSPIDSAAIDWAFARGEASGRATGTLTGSEWQFHPLATSLGVLAVLGIARDAGDAVPPERRVLFTTMLGQAALAQERLKLEAEARDVSVLRQRDELRTTLVASMGHDLKTPLTAVVATADALAARHGDCEDSRLLRSESRRLARLFDNLVEMTRLDAGAVRVRPEPLDLTDAVGSAVGELTVELAAHRLVIEVPVDLPLVAADPRLLHHVLVNLLINAAKFAPAGTAIFVRAAAGDGVELRIEDEGPGLPPGQREHLFERFTRIEGDDRSGGSGLGLAIVKGFAEAMGLAVLATDRAGGGACFAIAWPPALLHPVPSA; encoded by the coding sequence ATGACGGACCAACGCCCCTCGCCCGATAACCTGCTGAAGGCGGCGAAGCGCGAGGGGCGCGGGCGGCTGAAGATCATCCTGGGCGCGGCGCCGGGCGTCGGCAAGACGTTCGAGATGCTGCGTGAAGGCGCGGACGCGCTGAAGGCGGGGCGCGATGTTGTCGTGGGGGTGGCGGAAACGCACGGGCGGGCCGAGACGGAGGCGCTGCTTGCGCCGTTCGAGATCCTGCCGCGGCACATGGTTGCGCATCAGGGCCACAGCCTCGCGGAGTTCGACCTGGACGGCATGCTGGCGCGCCGGCCGCAGCTGGCGCTGATCGACGAGCTGGCCCACAGCAATGTGACGGGCAGCCGCCATCCCAAGCGCTGGCAGGATATCGAGGAGCTGCGGGACGCGGGCATCGACGTGCTGACCACGCTGAATGTCCAGCATATCGAAAGCCTGAACGATGTCGTTGCCAGCTTCACGCACATCAGGGTGCGCGAGACGGTGCCCGATGCGCTGCTGGAGGATGCCGACCTCGAGCTGGTCGACCTGCCGCCGGACGAGCTGATCGCGCGGTTGAAGGCGGGCAAGGTCTATGTGCCCGGCGAGGCGGCGCGCGCGCTCGACAATTTCTTCACCAAGGCCAATTTGTCGGCGCTGCGGGAGCTGGCGCTGCGGCGGGCGGCCATGATCGTCGACCGCGCGCTGATCGACCATGTCGATACCACCGGGGCGGCGGGCACCTGGAAGGGCGGGGAACGGCTGGTTGTCGCCATCGGTGATCAGCCCGGTGATGAAATCCTGGTGCGCACCGCCAAACGGCTGGCGGACGGGTTGCGGGCAAGCTGGAGCGCGCTGGTGGTGGAGACGCCGCGAACCGCCACGCTGGGCGCGGAGGCACGTGCCCGGATGGCGGCCACGCTCGACCTTGCCGCCAGCCTTGGCGCGGCGATCACCACGGTGCCGGCGGCGTCGGTCGATGTCGGGCTGCGCCAGCAGCTGGGCGCGATGCGGGCGACCACGCTGGTGATCGGCAAGCAGCGCCGGTCCTGGTGGTTCGAACTGCGGCATGGATCGGTGGTGGACCGGCTGGTGCGCGATCTGGCAGGCGTTGCCGTGCATGTCGTGCCCATCGCCGAACCGGCGGGCAGCCGGGGGAGCGCGACGCGCCGGCCGATCCCGTTCGGCGGCATCGCGGCGGGCCTTGTGCTGGTGGCATTGACCACCGCCGCCGCGGTCGGCCTGGGCCGCGTGATGGGATCGAACGCGGTGGACCTGCTTTTCCTGCTGCCGATCATCGTTACCGCCACGCTGTTCGGCCTGCGACCCTCGCTGGTCGCCAGCCTTGCCGCCGCACTCGCCTATAACTTTTTCTTCCTGCCGCCGCTCTATACCTTCACCATTGCCAATCCGCAGAACATCATCACCCTGTTCGTGCTGGTGGTGGTATCGGTGGTCGCCAGCCAGCTGGCGGGCCGGGTGCGGCGCGAAGCGAATATCGGCGCGCGCACGGCGACGGAGAATGCCGCCCTTGCCACGTTCGGGCAGCGACTGGCGGCCGTTTCCGACGAAGCCGCGACCGCCGCCGTGATCTGCGAGGAAATTGCCGCCCTGTTCGATGCGAACACCGTGTTCCTGGTGATGCGGCAGGGGCGGCACGAAGCCGTGGCCGGCGCGCCGGACCTGCCGGTGCTGAGCCCGATCGACAGTGCCGCGATCGACTGGGCCTTTGCGCGGGGCGAGGCGAGCGGGCGGGCCACCGGCACGCTGACCGGCAGCGAATGGCAGTTCCATCCGCTGGCCACCTCGCTCGGCGTTCTGGCGGTGCTGGGGATCGCGCGCGACGCGGGGGACGCCGTGCCGCCGGAACGGCGCGTGCTGTTCACGACGATGCTGGGCCAGGCCGCGCTGGCGCAGGAACGGCTGAAGCTGGAAGCCGAGGCGCGCGACGTCAGCGTGCTGCGCCAGCGCGACGAGCTGCGCACCACGCTGGTCGCCTCGATGGGGCATGACCTGAAAACGCCGTTGACCGCGGTGGTGGCCACCGCCGACGCGCTGGCGGCGCGCCATGGCGATTGCGAGGATTCGCGGCTGCTGCGTTCGGAATCGCGCCGGCTGGCGCGGCTGTTCGACAATCTGGTCGAGATGACGCGGCTCGATGCCGGGGCCGTCCGCGTCCGCCCCGAGCCGCTGGACCTGACCGACGCGGTCGGCAGCGCCGTCGGTGAACTGACCGTGGAGCTGGCGGCGCACCGGCTGGTGATCGAGGTTCCCGTCGACCTGCCACTGGTTGCCGCCGATCCGCGCCTGCTGCACCATGTTCTGGTCAACCTGTTGATCAACGCGGCGAAGTTCGCCCCCGCCGGCACCGCCATCTTCGTGCGTGCCGCCGCTGGCGACGGTGTCGAACTGCGGATCGAAGACGAGGGGCCGGGGCTGCCACCGGGACAGCGCGAACATCTGTTCGAGCGTTTCACGAGAATCGAAGGTGACGACCGCAGCGGCGGCAGCGGCCTGGGCCTGGCGATCGTCAAGGGCTTTGCCGAGGCCATGGGTCTTGCCGTGCTGGCGACGGACCGGGCCGGCGGCGGCGCCTGCTTCGCCATCGCCTGGCCCCCTGCCCTGCTGCATCCGGTGCCATCGGCATGA
- the kdpC gene encoding potassium-transporting ATPase subunit KdpC: MFTEVTRALRPAIVLLLLLTLLTGLAYPALVTAIAQAAMPAAANGSLVRDGERIVGSALIGQNFARADYFHPRPSAAGKHGYDASASAATNLAPGSRDLRDAIAGRVADDAMAAAVPADLVTTSASGLDPDISPAAALVQVARVAGARGLPRESVEALVRRNVDQPLFGIIGEPRVNVLLLNRQLDALSANQGR, translated from the coding sequence ATGTTCACTGAAGTTACCCGCGCGCTGCGTCCGGCCATCGTCCTGCTGCTGCTGCTGACGCTGCTGACCGGGCTGGCCTATCCGGCGCTGGTCACGGCCATCGCGCAGGCCGCGATGCCGGCGGCGGCGAACGGCAGCCTGGTGCGCGACGGCGAACGGATCGTGGGATCGGCGCTGATCGGGCAGAATTTCGCCCGCGCCGATTATTTCCATCCGCGCCCGTCGGCGGCAGGCAAGCACGGCTATGATGCCAGCGCGTCGGCCGCGACCAACCTGGCGCCCGGATCGCGGGACCTGCGCGATGCCATCGCCGGGCGGGTTGCCGACGATGCCATGGCGGCGGCCGTTCCCGCCGACCTGGTCACCACCAGCGCCTCCGGGCTTGACCCCGACATCAGCCCGGCGGCGGCGCTGGTGCAGGTGGCGCGGGTGGCGGGGGCGCGCGGGCTGCCCAGGGAAAGCGTCGAGGCGCTGGTGCGGCGAAATGTCGACCAGCCGCTGTTCGGCATCATCGGCGAGCCCCGGGTCAATGTGCTGCTTCTCAATCGACAGCTGGATGCCCTGTCCGCTAACCAGGGGCGATGA
- the kdpB gene encoding potassium-transporting ATPase subunit KdpB, with protein MTNAPSLFTGPLLSAAARDAFGKLDPRVLVRNPVMFVTAVVAALSTLLLVKGIVTGSGSPAFEGQLVFWLWLTVLFGNFAEALAEGRGKAQAASLRSAKAELTARLPDGRVVDAATLKVGDLVHVGTGDLIPADGEVVEGVASVNEAAITGESAPVIREAGGDRSAVTAGTRVIADRLVVRVTAAQGQGFLDRMIALVEGASRQKTPNEIALTILLAGLTLIFLIAVGTLPAFASYAGGNIAVPVLVALFVTLIPTTISALLSAIGIAGMDRLVRFNVLAKSGRAVEAAGDIDTLLIDKTGTITIGDRQATAFLPLAGVGPAELAAAARLASLADETPEGRSIVMLAGDGEAMPADAEPIGFSSHTRVSGVQVGERVILKGAVDAVLRRTEATVGAAELRRLADDIARQGATPLAVADGRRLLGVVRLNDVLKAGIRERFSELRRMGIRTVMITGDNSLTAASIAAESGVDDFLAEATPEDKLMLIRREQAGGKLVAMCGDGTNDAPALAQSDVGVAMNSGTQAAREAGNMVDLDSDPTKLIEIVGLGKQLLMTRGALTTFSISNDVAKYFAILPAIFVALYPGMAALNVMGLASPQSAILSAIIFNALIIPALVPLALKGVRYHPAPAGTLLARNLGIYGLGGIVAPFIGIKLIDLLVGGLHLV; from the coding sequence ATGACGAACGCCCCTTCCCTGTTCACCGGACCGCTGCTGTCGGCGGCCGCGCGCGATGCCTTTGGCAAGCTCGATCCCCGCGTGCTGGTGCGCAACCCGGTGATGTTCGTGACGGCTGTTGTCGCCGCGCTCTCCACCCTGCTGCTGGTGAAGGGCATCGTGACGGGCAGCGGCAGCCCGGCGTTCGAGGGGCAGCTGGTGTTCTGGCTGTGGCTGACCGTGCTGTTCGGGAATTTCGCCGAGGCGCTGGCGGAGGGGCGCGGCAAGGCGCAGGCGGCGTCGCTGCGCAGCGCCAAGGCGGAGCTGACCGCGCGCCTGCCCGACGGTCGCGTCGTCGATGCGGCAACGCTGAAGGTCGGCGACCTGGTGCATGTGGGGACCGGCGATCTGATCCCCGCCGACGGCGAGGTGGTGGAGGGGGTGGCGAGCGTCAACGAGGCGGCGATCACCGGCGAATCGGCGCCCGTGATCCGCGAGGCCGGCGGCGACCGTTCGGCGGTGACGGCGGGCACGCGGGTGATCGCCGACCGGCTGGTGGTGCGGGTGACGGCGGCGCAGGGCCAGGGCTTCCTGGACCGCATGATCGCGCTGGTGGAGGGGGCGAGCCGGCAGAAGACGCCGAACGAGATCGCGCTGACCATCCTGCTGGCGGGGCTGACGCTGATCTTCCTGATCGCGGTCGGCACGCTGCCGGCCTTTGCCAGCTATGCCGGCGGCAACATCGCGGTGCCGGTCCTGGTCGCGCTGTTCGTCACGCTGATCCCGACGACGATTTCGGCGCTGCTGTCGGCGATCGGCATCGCCGGGATGGACCGGCTGGTGCGGTTCAACGTGCTGGCGAAATCGGGGCGCGCGGTGGAGGCGGCGGGGGACATCGACACGCTGCTGATCGACAAGACCGGCACCATCACCATCGGCGACCGGCAGGCGACCGCCTTCCTGCCGCTGGCGGGTGTGGGCCCGGCCGAGCTGGCGGCGGCGGCGCGGCTGGCCAGCCTGGCGGACGAAACGCCCGAAGGCCGGTCGATCGTGATGCTTGCCGGGGACGGCGAAGCGATGCCCGCCGATGCGGAGCCGATCGGGTTTTCCTCGCACACGCGCGTTTCGGGGGTGCAGGTCGGCGAGCGCGTTATCCTGAAGGGCGCGGTCGATGCGGTGCTGCGGCGCACCGAGGCGACCGTTGGCGCCGCCGAGCTGCGCCGCCTGGCCGATGACATCGCGCGCCAGGGGGCGACGCCGCTGGCGGTCGCCGATGGCCGGCGGCTGCTGGGCGTGGTCCGGCTGAACGATGTGCTGAAGGCGGGCATTCGCGAGCGCTTTAGCGAGCTGCGCCGGATGGGCATCCGCACGGTGATGATCACCGGCGACAATTCGCTGACCGCCGCCAGCATCGCCGCGGAGAGCGGGGTCGACGATTTCCTCGCCGAGGCGACGCCCGAGGACAAGCTGATGCTGATCCGCCGGGAGCAGGCAGGCGGCAAGCTGGTGGCGATGTGCGGCGACGGCACGAACGATGCGCCGGCGCTGGCGCAATCGGACGTGGGCGTGGCGATGAACAGCGGCACGCAGGCGGCGCGGGAGGCCGGCAACATGGTCGATCTGGACAGCGATCCGACGAAGCTGATTGAGATCGTCGGCCTGGGGAAACAGCTGCTGATGACGCGGGGCGCGCTCACCACCTTCTCGATCTCGAACGATGTCGCCAAATATTTCGCGATCCTGCCGGCGATCTTCGTCGCGCTCTATCCCGGCATGGCGGCCCTCAATGTGATGGGGCTGGCCAGCCCGCAGAGCGCGATCCTGTCGGCCATCATCTTCAACGCGCTGATCATTCCCGCGCTCGTCCCGCTTGCGCTGAAGGGCGTGCGCTACCACCCTGCCCCGGCGGGCACGCTGCTGGCGCGCAATCTCGGCATCTATGGCCTGGGCGGGATCGTCGCGCCCTTCATCGGCATCAAGCTGATCGACCTGCTGGTCGGCGGCCTGCACCTGGTCTGA